Part of the Anguilla rostrata isolate EN2019 chromosome 10, ASM1855537v3, whole genome shotgun sequence genome, ctataaTCAGGAAAAGGTATGATATCTTCAGCGTCAAAGGCATCGACACTGTTGGCTTAGTTAGCTAGCTTATGATAGTAACGAATCGAGATCTTCGCCCCATAAATAGGTGCGCCGTGTTGGTTTGCCCAATCGAGTTAGTCAGCTAAACGACGGAAACCAGATTACCAGCGGCAGACTGCTGCCTTGAGAGCTATCTAGCATTTAATTAAAGTGCACAGCGCGGCAGAGGTTTCAGCTGCTAATAATATTATGTGCGAGTTAACTATCGTTAGATAACAGACTAGTTTAGTACAGCTACTACTAGCTTGCTAGTCAGCTTAATAGGTCAGTGTCACGAAGAATCAATGCGTGACCCCACTTATACTTTATTAATGCAGAGTGACGCTTGCTCGTTACCTCGTGATTTGAACTTGCACTGAATCACTCCTTCTGTCGCAGAGGCAACTGGAGGGACTCGAGACAAACTTGTCTGATTCATCATGAAGCTCTACAGCCTTAGCGTCCTTTACAAAGCGACGAACAAAGCAAACCTGCTCAAAGCGGCCTATGACTTGTCCTCCTTTAGTTTCTTCCAGCGATCCAGGTGGGATTTCAGCTTAGTTGTTGTGATTGTAGCGAATGTACTGTTTTCTGTAAATGGTACAAGCATGCTACTTGTTCGGTAGCTTTGTTGTGAAGAAGGCAGATGTATCttaagtttgtgttttttccagtGTGCAGGAGTTCATGACATTCACGAGTGCCCTGATTGTTGAGCGCTCCCCACTTGGTACCCGGGCTTCAGTCAAAGAGCAAGGTGAGCGACTGCCTTTTCCACACACTTCAGGACATGCTTTGCTTGGTAGGTTGCCTCCTGTAGTTGCAGTTTAGAAAGGATGCCGTGAGCTTATTTTAGAAATGATGGCCTGGGTTGGTTGGTATGGTTCTATTTTGGCTGTTAAGATGTTGTTCATAAAGAACATGTTAATGATTAATAAGCCAGTTTGATACTCAGTCAGTGTCTTGCTTCCTAGTAGTGTCTCAAAGTCAGACGAGGAGACACTAATGGCTTTACTTCTACCAGAGTACCTGTGTCACGTGTACGTACGGAACGACTCTCTCGGTGCTGTAGTGATTGCGGACAACGAGTATCCTCAACGAGTGTGCTTCACTCTGCTGGACAAGGTATGTTTACCGCCTTACTGGCTCAGTTAACCTAAGAGAGAAAATGGATCAGTCTTCCTTAGTGTTATGGCACCAAGACGTGCCAGAACCTTAAACTGCTCAAGATGTTTaatgtgcctgcctgcctgtctgtctatctgtgtgtgtttgtgtgtgtgcatgcatgcatgctctctGTCCCAGGTACTGGATGAATTCTCGAAGCAGGTGGACAGCATAGACTGGCCCTCTGGATCCTCAGACACCATCCGCTACGCTGCTCTTGACAGCTACCTCGCTAGATACCAGGTGAGTGTGGCATTGGAAAAAGATGAACCGTTTTTGGGCTTTGCAGTAGCTGACCTCACCACACATTTTCCATTACTAAGCCTCTGCATTGATTTTACTCTGAACCTCATGTCGTGCAGTGTGTCTTCACGCTGTGTGCTCTCTTTCTGAAGCCCTTGTCAAAGGTGTTCTATTCCTTGTTCTAGAATCCTCGGGAGGCAGATGCAATGACCAAAGTTCAGGCTGAGTTGGACGAAACCAAAATCATTCTGGTGAGACCccatattttgtttgttctaaCATCCGTGCCATCAAAGTGAGTTGAAGGCCGTGATCATTTTAGTGGGTTTGTGGAGGTAAACTCAGATTGCACTGGTAGAAGCTGGCCCAGGAGCCTGTGCTGTCCTTGCACTTCAGTTTCTTCACTGACAAGATGGCCATTATTGAAGATTGATAATTTATAAAGTTCAGTCAAATGTGATACATTTTATTCCAATTTTTGGTAACCCTAAGCGAGCCCAAGTGATCACATTCCCAATTTTTTCATGTAATTAAACAACCATACTCGACGGTAGATTGCAAGTAAGTTACAAAATGCTTACTGAAATAAAACCACGTGCTAGTGTTGTTTTGGTTACTGCTTGTCTTTggagtaaaatattttgatgtGTACTGTGCTTCACTCCTTAAACGACCTGTTTGCTTGCTTTGTATTAGAAATTGTACCAACTGTAACCGAGGATGTAGGTGTACTGGCCTGTTGTTACGgtgataaataatttaatggaaTTGCTGAGCTGTGTAGAGTAGTGCCTGCCAGTGCTTTTGTGTGCGGGTTAGGGTTGTGAACCCATTGATGTTTCTCCAGCACAACACCATGGAATCCCTGTTGGAAAGAGGGGAGAAGCTGGACGACTTGGTACAGAAATCCGAGCACTTGGGAAGCCAGTCCAAAGCCTTCTATAAGACTGTGAGTAAATGGAAATAACACTCGATCCACCCTCCTGCTCTGCTCAAGCCAAGCCAGTCAGACCTCTTCCCAGTGACTGACGACCAGGCAGTTCTTGTTGTATAAGGTGCCTGGAAGATGAAATTTGATTAAGCAAATTTAGTAAAATAGCATTTCCGTTCCAGCACTGTCCTTTGGTTTTTGTCAAATGGACCTTCCTTTTACATGGTTTTCAAAACTGGCCTAAAAGCATAGCCTGCATTTATCAAATGTacatctttttcttctttcttttcttctgcttttgGACATTTGACAATTACTTTATGCTTTTCAGAATGATACTTAAAAGGGCTTTAGAAGGGATAGCTTAAgtgtaggtgtttttttttaattgcagcaTTGAGCAATTTATCGTTTGTAATTAATGTGTGCagtttttaaatagaaaattatGATGGACAGTGTGTCATCCATATCCATTAAACGTTATGCATGTCTCTTCAGGCGAGGAAGCAGAACTCTTGCTGTGAGGTCATGTGATGGTGGTGCATTAGCCTGCTGGACCTGACTGTGTTGGCTCGCCACTCCATTCCTACAACCGACGGTACACGGCAAAGGTCGAGGCCCCTCAACCACACCTTGGAGAACATTGGGGGGAGTGGGTGTGTCAGGAAATCCCTTCTGAGGGCCTGGTTCGGGGATAAAGGGGGGTGATTTAAAAAGGCACACTTTTGCTATGTTTTAAATTGTCAAAAAAGAGTGGTTTTAACCGTTGGAGGAGGCGGATATCCTGACTTTGATGTCCTTGTTGGTTTCATCTCAACTGCTAGGAAGCTGATGTAAATGAAGGAGTGATTCTTCTGAGTAGGTCCAGCTTTAGTCTAAtgcattttgtctgtttttgtctcTCAGTTCTAGTCTAATTCCTCAGTAGAGGAATCCAAAATATTAGGCTGAAATGCACTGTGCACATTCCACTGAATTCTGAGCTCCATCTCCAGTGGGCTCCTGACTCTGAACTGGTAATTTTGTTGTGcacactagagggcgccagCACCTTACTGTCCTGCTTGATGTACGTGTTTTGAGGAAGGTTTCTTCATTGCTGGGTGAGAGCCATTTCAATAATTTAAAGCTGAATAAAACAGCTGTACACCACACAGTACTAATAGTAACGGCACCAGTGTTAAATTTACAGGGGATAGTCATTGCAGGGATTGGTTCCAGAAGGGCTCTTGTACAAATCATCCAGGGTTTGGATGGAGTCAATAGCTCTCACTCTAATAACACTAAATTTTCAGCAGTTTAACTTGCTGGGCCGAGAGTGCCATGTAGCTGCTCGTTTGTATAAGATTATCGGCTAGTGAAATGTGGACTATTGAAAGTGAGTGTTTTGCAATCAGTGGTCAAGTGAACtcagctgtgtgaatgtgtataccAGTATTAGTCCGGAAAGCTTGTGTGACAGGCTAGTGTGAATTCATGCAGTAATTAAAAAGCCTTCGGCCAGAACTGGTCAAATTTCCTACAAGTTGTGGGACAAGACGGTTTGGGCTAATACTATTAGAACATTCCTAACTTATCTGTATATTTGTGAGATATATAGTGAAAAGAAGGGCAAACTTGACCGCTAagctcagataaaaaaaaactggtctaTGTCCATCTGACTGGTCCAGATCCACAATACCGTTGTGGTGCAGTGTGAGTGCATTTATTGAAATTAGCCTCCTTCCTCAAATATTTCCATAACAGGTGATAgaaaattgacatttttcacTGCGCTTATGTGTACAATTG contains:
- the LOC135264883 gene encoding synaptobrevin homolog YKT6-like, with the protein product MKLYSLSVLYKATNKANLLKAAYDLSSFSFFQRSSVQEFMTFTSALIVERSPLGTRASVKEQEYLCHVYVRNDSLGAVVIADNEYPQRVCFTLLDKVLDEFSKQVDSIDWPSGSSDTIRYAALDSYLARYQNPREADAMTKVQAELDETKIILHNTMESLLERGEKLDDLVQKSEHLGSQSKAFYKTARKQNSCCEVM